A window of Methanolobus sediminis contains these coding sequences:
- a CDS encoding phage tail protein, whose protein sequence is MNQVRPETSYLRFLPAIFSEGSQDGGSLSLERYLKIFETIISGIENEEINEKKGISETLDIIPDIFHPRFSFLFDDAEMSFLPPLKDNEKITFKKHFLQDDGIDEFLRWLAGWVALVLKDDWELEKKREIIARIIPIYRMRGTKRGLEEYLSIYVGKRVNIIGEAEQFQVGITSRIGKNSRVGGFPSHFFIVEVDVMYMFRWDNVPGVESEGLLSYLKDDFGIDWAEGADLQKSDDGKTISISRDDNSAQIKLDAEKGKAELVLSGGKSCELNVKMENEGVIIYNGKNVLASDIKKWKDKKKAIERIIDSEKPIHTDYWLNIKQPRITLGVNSNIGENTLL, encoded by the coding sequence ATGAATCAGGTGAGACCAGAAACCAGCTACTTACGTTTTCTCCCGGCAATATTTAGCGAAGGGTCGCAGGATGGGGGAAGTTTATCATTAGAGCGTTATCTCAAGATATTCGAAACTATAATAAGCGGAATTGAAAATGAGGAAATAAATGAAAAAAAAGGGATTTCAGAAACACTTGATATTATTCCTGATATTTTTCATCCCAGATTTTCCTTCCTGTTCGATGATGCAGAAATGTCGTTCTTGCCTCCTTTAAAAGATAATGAAAAAATAACTTTTAAAAAGCATTTCCTACAGGATGATGGTATAGATGAGTTTCTACGCTGGCTGGCTGGCTGGGTAGCTCTTGTTCTGAAAGATGACTGGGAACTTGAGAAAAAGCGGGAAATTATCGCCAGGATCATTCCTATCTACAGGATGCGTGGAACAAAAAGAGGTCTTGAGGAATACCTGAGTATATACGTGGGTAAACGCGTGAACATCATTGGAGAAGCGGAACAGTTCCAGGTAGGAATAACTTCCCGCATAGGGAAAAACTCCAGGGTGGGTGGATTTCCTTCACATTTTTTTATTGTCGAAGTAGATGTGATGTATATGTTCAGATGGGACAATGTCCCTGGGGTTGAAAGTGAGGGACTGTTAAGTTATCTCAAAGATGATTTTGGTATTGACTGGGCAGAAGGTGCAGATCTCCAAAAATCTGATGATGGTAAAACCATCAGCATAAGCAGAGATGATAATTCAGCACAAATAAAGCTTGATGCAGAAAAGGGAAAAGCCGAATTAGTGTTAAGTGGTGGCAAAAGCTGTGAACTGAATGTTAAAATGGAGAATGAGGGAGTCATAATATACAACGGAAAAAATGTTCTTGCTTCTGATATTAAAAAATGGAAGGACAAAAAGAAGGCAATTGAAAGAATTATAGACTCAGAAAAACCGATACACACTGATTACTGGTTGAATATTAAGCAGCCCAGAATAACTTTAGGTGTCAATTCGAATATTGGGGAAAATACATTGCTATAA
- a CDS encoding PDC sensor domain-containing protein, with the protein MLVHLISEQETSEELGLHATIKAENQAVEAADDIDQSLSIMMEVTTSIAEDLSSGEIKEDQVVQKINETLEEHPEFYGITVAYNPSVKHLMNDSGLYAPYVIREPNGLQLKQIEENYDYTQPDNKTGIRTIWYHQPMDKGPGWVEPHFGTTSKQILVVYALPFYNASVPETPAGIITGDYSLDCVRNIVGSLDLWNTGYGFIITEDGTIVSYPIEEYLGQNISDLTETDKTLEAIHKNMLIGVDNFTYSNDFTGQEFHVFFNNIPSTNWTMGVAFVEEEILQEEKIFQQHTSIKISMAFIAFVFFLSALIFHVETGSSRSLWAVAIILSILCLAGIGNIWYLNMSDKLTEENYDAKVFDRAGLEVTLNKVSNNTAASEDTIKVPTGIFLQSIEFSSSNNVAVTGYIWQKNNTEGIIPGVIFPESESTTIRTSIEKAYETEGVIGWYFETTLRQQFDNSKYPFDKENIWIRLWDKGFDDNVVLVPDLDSYDTLSPELKPGLEKDFVLGGWDIQKSYFSYRDNSYNTNFGLEDYNHQNRPELYFNVVVKRDFINPFVSYMSPLIVVALLIFADLLLISKKEGAASYYGFSSSGVLGHCAALLFVLIVAQVSLRDSLSTGGIIYLEYFYFAMYLAILAVAADSILFASKRKIKIIDYENNLIIKVLYWPVLTILLLIFTLYAFY; encoded by the coding sequence TTGCTGGTACATCTGATCAGCGAGCAAGAAACCTCTGAGGAACTCGGACTACATGCCACGATCAAAGCAGAAAATCAAGCTGTGGAAGCAGCAGATGATATTGATCAAAGCCTCTCTATCATGATGGAGGTCACCACATCAATTGCAGAAGATTTGAGTTCTGGTGAGATAAAAGAAGATCAGGTTGTGCAAAAGATAAATGAAACATTGGAGGAGCATCCGGAATTTTATGGCATTACTGTTGCATATAATCCCTCTGTTAAACATTTGATGAATGATTCAGGCCTTTATGCTCCCTATGTCATAAGGGAACCGAATGGCCTCCAATTGAAACAGATCGAGGAGAATTACGATTACACACAGCCAGATAATAAAACTGGTATCAGAACCATATGGTATCACCAACCGATGGATAAAGGCCCTGGGTGGGTTGAACCTCATTTCGGAACAACAAGTAAGCAAATATTGGTTGTATATGCCCTTCCTTTTTACAATGCATCTGTACCTGAAACTCCTGCCGGAATTATTACAGGTGACTATTCTCTGGATTGTGTGAGAAATATCGTCGGGTCACTTGACCTATGGAATACCGGATACGGTTTTATCATCACAGAGGATGGAACCATTGTTTCATACCCAATTGAGGAATACCTTGGTCAGAATATATCCGATCTAACAGAGACAGACAAAACTCTAGAGGCTATACATAAAAATATGCTTATTGGAGTGGATAATTTCACTTATTCCAATGATTTTACAGGCCAGGAATTCCATGTATTCTTCAATAATATTCCCTCAACAAACTGGACAATGGGAGTTGCCTTTGTCGAAGAGGAGATCTTGCAAGAGGAAAAGATATTCCAGCAACACACATCGATCAAAATTTCCATGGCTTTTATAGCCTTTGTGTTTTTCCTTTCCGCTCTCATCTTTCATGTAGAAACAGGTAGTTCCAGAAGCCTTTGGGCTGTTGCAATTATTCTGTCTATTCTGTGCTTAGCCGGTATAGGAAACATATGGTATCTCAATATGAGTGATAAGCTCACTGAGGAAAATTACGATGCGAAAGTTTTCGACAGGGCCGGTTTAGAAGTAACTTTGAATAAAGTATCCAATAATACGGCAGCATCCGAAGATACAATAAAAGTTCCTACCGGGATCTTTCTTCAGTCCATAGAATTTTCAAGTTCTAATAACGTGGCTGTAACAGGCTACATCTGGCAAAAAAATAATACTGAGGGAATAATCCCCGGAGTTATTTTCCCGGAATCTGAATCCACAACTATTAGAACAAGCATTGAAAAAGCATATGAAACGGAGGGAGTTATAGGTTGGTATTTCGAGACCACACTGCGCCAGCAATTTGATAATTCCAAATATCCTTTTGATAAAGAAAATATCTGGATCCGGTTATGGGATAAAGGATTTGATGATAACGTTGTTCTTGTACCCGACCTGGATTCCTATGACACACTCTCTCCAGAATTAAAACCGGGCCTTGAGAAGGATTTTGTACTCGGGGGATGGGATATCCAGAAGAGCTATTTCAGTTATAGGGACAACAGCTACAACACTAATTTTGGACTGGAAGATTACAATCATCAAAACAGGCCGGAGCTCTATTTTAATGTGGTTGTGAAAAGGGATTTCATAAATCCATTCGTCTCGTACATGAGCCCATTGATAGTAGTGGCACTTCTTATATTTGCCGATCTGTTGTTAATCTCAAAAAAAGAGGGAGCTGCGAGTTACTACGGTTTCAGTTCTTCAGGTGTATTAGGGCACTGCGCTGCATTGTTATTCGTTCTTATCGTAGCACAGGTATCACTTAGAGATAGTCTTTCAACAGGTGGCATAATCTATCTGGAATATTTCTACTTCGCAATGTATCTGGCAATCCTGGCTGTTGCAGCGGATTCTATCCTGTTTGCATCAAAAAGA